One genomic region from Coriobacteriia bacterium encodes:
- the thpR gene encoding RNA 2',3'-cyclic phosphodiesterase: MRAFVAVALPEPALRLLAAAQEAFVGADPSWRDEKWVPDENLHLTLRFLGDIPAEDAVAVTEALQEAVRGRAPFEVRLSSVRAVPSPGRARLLWAAFADPAGSFPPLARALGSATARWCAEPVPEPFRPHATLVRARRPRRVAPEALAAADAVLSSAGAGDGAVSVRHVMLVASTLTRCGPVYEHLAAVPLGPG, translated from the coding sequence GTGCGCGCGTTCGTCGCGGTCGCCCTGCCGGAGCCGGCGCTGCGCCTGCTCGCCGCGGCACAGGAGGCGTTCGTCGGAGCCGACCCCTCCTGGCGGGACGAGAAGTGGGTGCCCGACGAGAACCTCCACCTGACCTTGAGATTCCTCGGCGACATCCCCGCGGAGGATGCGGTCGCCGTGACCGAAGCGCTCCAGGAGGCGGTACGGGGACGGGCGCCGTTCGAGGTCCGGCTCTCCAGCGTGCGCGCCGTGCCCTCGCCCGGGCGGGCCCGCCTGCTGTGGGCGGCGTTCGCCGACCCCGCCGGCTCCTTCCCGCCGCTGGCGCGCGCCCTGGGTTCCGCGACCGCTCGCTGGTGCGCCGAGCCGGTCCCCGAGCCGTTCCGCCCCCACGCCACCCTCGTGCGGGCCCGGCGCCCGCGGCGCGTGGCCCCCGAGGCGCTCGCCGCCGCGGACGCGGTGCTCTCCTCGGCCGGCGCCGGCGACGGCGCCGTGTCAGTGCGGCATGTCATGCTCGTCGCGAGCACGCTGACCCGTTGCGGACCGGTCTACGAGCACTTGGCCGCCGTCCCGCTCGGCCCCGGCTGA
- the pgsA gene encoding CDP-diacylglycerol--glycerol-3-phosphate 3-phosphatidyltransferase, with translation MRLQLNWATRVTLIRMILIPVFLATLLGEWPDFISRPAWWAAAQPWLAAAVFTLLASTDGIDGYLARSRNEVTTFGKFLDPLADKLLVTAALVALVDLDKLPSWIVLVIVSREFVVSGLRMVAVAEGKVIAASPWGKVKTVLQIAAIVAFIVKDSTLLEVLGSWGPPVVRATAWGLMTSALALTLWSMLDYFYHARDVITGPWTPEGRASVGALDHRTAAAGALRTAAVLTVGTELTEGLRPDTNAAEVAAALARAGHLVRETVSVPDRAAAVAGAVERLLAAYDTVVVTGGLGPTHDDVTREGVALALGVDLAEGPGLRDGLARAAARPVSARAAEQVYRQAFVLPGAEVLPAATGTAPGQVVERDGSVLALLPGPPAEMRPMLAALVRRFSAMRAEPVVLPCAGMAESDAQVIAEEALDGAAGVGLSVLARPGEVDVVLIDEGAGPEALAASALRVRGALGEACYAAEGATLPEAVLALASRLGIALAVAESCTGGSVAAEITSVPGSSAVFLGGVVAYADETKERLLGVPAATLAAKGAVSAETAVAMAEGARRALSADVAVSVTGIAGPGGGTPEKPVGTVWVCVAGPEGSSVEHHVLGGDRDGVRRRATVVALDLLRRRLAGTPGDVPAGPSRS, from the coding sequence GTGAGGCTGCAGCTCAACTGGGCCACCCGGGTCACCTTGATACGCATGATCCTCATCCCGGTGTTCCTGGCGACGCTGCTGGGGGAGTGGCCCGACTTCATCAGCCGTCCCGCGTGGTGGGCCGCGGCTCAACCCTGGCTCGCCGCGGCCGTCTTCACGCTGCTCGCTTCCACCGACGGCATCGACGGCTACCTCGCGCGCTCCCGTAACGAGGTGACCACCTTCGGCAAGTTCCTCGACCCGCTGGCGGACAAGCTGCTGGTGACCGCCGCGCTCGTCGCCCTCGTCGACCTCGACAAGCTGCCGAGCTGGATCGTGCTGGTGATCGTCAGCCGTGAGTTCGTGGTCTCCGGTCTTCGGATGGTCGCCGTCGCCGAGGGCAAGGTGATCGCCGCGTCGCCGTGGGGCAAGGTCAAGACGGTCCTGCAGATCGCCGCGATCGTGGCGTTCATCGTCAAGGACTCGACGCTGCTCGAGGTCTTGGGGTCGTGGGGTCCTCCGGTCGTCCGGGCGACGGCGTGGGGGCTGATGACCTCGGCCCTGGCCTTGACGCTGTGGTCGATGCTCGACTACTTCTACCACGCGCGCGACGTCATCACCGGACCCTGGACCCCCGAGGGGAGGGCTAGCGTGGGAGCGCTCGACCACAGGACGGCCGCAGCCGGAGCGCTGCGCACCGCGGCCGTGCTCACCGTGGGGACGGAGCTCACGGAAGGGCTGCGGCCCGACACCAACGCCGCCGAGGTCGCCGCCGCCCTGGCCCGCGCGGGCCACCTCGTCCGCGAGACCGTCAGCGTGCCGGACCGCGCGGCCGCCGTCGCCGGGGCGGTCGAGCGGCTGCTCGCCGCCTACGACACGGTCGTGGTGACGGGGGGACTCGGTCCCACGCACGACGACGTCACCCGCGAGGGGGTGGCCCTGGCCCTCGGCGTCGACCTCGCCGAGGGACCCGGTCTGCGTGACGGGCTCGCCCGGGCGGCGGCGCGGCCGGTCTCCGCCCGGGCCGCCGAGCAGGTGTACCGGCAGGCCTTCGTGCTCCCAGGCGCCGAGGTCCTGCCCGCCGCCACGGGCACCGCGCCGGGCCAGGTGGTCGAGCGCGACGGATCCGTGCTCGCGCTGCTCCCCGGCCCTCCCGCCGAGATGCGGCCGATGCTCGCCGCGCTCGTCCGGCGCTTCTCGGCCATGCGCGCGGAGCCGGTGGTGCTGCCCTGCGCGGGCATGGCCGAGTCCGACGCCCAGGTGATCGCCGAGGAGGCCCTCGACGGCGCCGCGGGGGTCGGACTGTCCGTGCTCGCGCGGCCTGGCGAGGTGGACGTCGTCCTGATCGACGAGGGCGCCGGACCCGAAGCCCTGGCCGCCTCGGCGCTCCGAGTCCGAGGGGCGCTCGGCGAGGCCTGCTACGCCGCGGAGGGCGCCACGCTTCCCGAGGCGGTCCTGGCGCTCGCATCCCGCCTCGGGATCGCGCTCGCCGTGGCCGAGTCGTGCACGGGTGGGTCGGTCGCAGCGGAGATCACGTCCGTGCCGGGCTCCTCGGCGGTGTTCCTCGGAGGTGTGGTGGCGTACGCGGACGAGACCAAGGAGCGCCTCCTCGGCGTGCCCGCCGCGACCCTCGCCGCCAAGGGGGCCGTCAGCGCCGAGACGGCCGTCGCGATGGCCGAGGGCGCGAGACGCGCTCTGTCCGCCGACGTCGCCGTCTCGGTCACCGGGATCGCCGGACCCGGCGGCGGCACGCCCGAGAAGCCCGTGGGGACCGTGTGGGTCTGCGTCGCGGGGCCGGAGGGGAGCAGCGTCGAGCACCACGTCCTCGGCGGCGACCGCGACGGCGTCCGGCGGCGCGCGACGGTCGTCGCCCTCGACCTCCTCAGGCGCCGCCTCGCAGGCACGCCCGGCGATGTGCCGGCCGGCCCGTCGCGGAGCTGA